The [Pantoea] beijingensis genomic sequence AGGCATCGCGCTCGGCTTGCGCCAGCTTGTTCAGCAAGGGTTGGGCATTTTTGGGGGAGCCATCGCCGATCGTTTTGGCGCTAAGCCAATGATCGTCACAGGTATGCTATTGCGAGCCGCCGGTTTTTTTTCAATGGCCGTTGCGCATGAGCCCTGGGTTTTGTGGCTCTCCTGCATTCTTTCCGGTCTCGGCGGTACACTGTTTGATCCCCCGAGGACCGCGATGGTGATTAAGCTGGTCCGACCTAAAGATCGGGGACGTTTCTTTTCACTCTTGATGATGCAAGACAGTGCCGGTGCCGTTATCGGCGCACTGATTGGCAGTTGGTTGCTGGCATATGATTTTCGTTTGGTGTGTTGGGTGGGTGCGTTGGTCTTTGTGCTGGCCGCGTTGTGTAACGCCTGCCTGCTGCCAGCATGGCGTATTTCAAGCATACGTACGCCAATGCGCGAAGGTATGCTTGCGGTGCTGAAAGACAAACGGTTCTGCACTTACGTTCTGACGCTGACGGGATATTATGCACTTTCAGTGCAGGTGATGCTGATGCTGCCTATCGTGGTCAATCAGATCGCCGGCGCACCAGGTGCGGTGAAATGGATGTATGCTATCGAAGCCACGCTATCGCTGACGCTTCTTTACCCCATTGCGCGCTGGAGCGAAACGCGTTTTCGCCTCGAACATAGACTAATGGCAGGGTTGTTGCTGATGACGTTAAGTTTGATCCCAATCGGCATCGCCAGCACGCTGCAGCAAGTATTTATATTGATTTGCACCTTTTACATTGGTTCAGTCATTGCGGAACCCGCGCGCGAAACCCTTAGTGCCTCGCTTGCCAGTGCCCGGGCACGCGGAAGCTATATGGGGTTCAGCCGTTTAGGGCTGGCTCTCGGTGGCGCAGTAGGCTATAGCGGGGGCGGCTGGATGTTTGATACCGGCCGTACGTTAGCGATGCCGGAATTGCCGTGGTTAATGCTCGGCTGCATCGGTTTTATCACACTTTTTGCTCTTTGGTGGCAATTCAACCAGCGAACTGTGGCTCCAGCGATCCTGACACCAAAGTGATAAAGCCAGCAACACAGCGCTCAGTCCATTTTTCACGTGCGATCGCATCGCGTGACCACAAGGAACCGGGCTGCTCATCCAAATGCTTGTCACATTGACTTGTTTATTTTCTCATTTCTTTCGGCAACATCCTGGTGACTCTTTTTCTTCTCTGAGGCATGCTTTGCCGTTGTGGAAGGACGAATTAACTACCGAGGACAACAATGAAAAAGTTTTTTCTGGCGCTAAGCGCGCTTCTGTTAGCCGGCCTACTTGCCGGTTGTACGCCCCTCACCCAGTACACCATCAGCGAGCAGGAAGTTAATCAGGCTCTGCAAAAACACAATAATTATGAAAAACAGATTGGCGTCGCAGGGCTGATAGATGCCCATATCGTATTGAGCGATCTCGTAAGCCAGATCGGACGCGAAGAGCCAAATAAAGTGACGCTGACGGGGAATGCGAACGTGAATATCACTTCGCTGTTTGGCCCACAAAAAGCCGATATGCATCTGACAATGAAAGCTCAGCCGGTTTTTGATAAAGAGCAAGGTGCCATTTTTCTGAAGGATCTGGAGATCACGGAGACCACAGTGCAACCTGAAAAAATGCAGAAAATCATGAAAACCCTGACGCCTTATCTGAATGAGTCGCTGAAAAGCTATTTCAATCAGAAACCCGCTTATATTCTGAGTACTGACCGCAGTAAAGCAGAGTCACTGGCGAAAAAATTTGCCAAAGGACTTGAAGTCAAACCCGGCGAACTGGTCATTCCTTTTACCAACTAACTTGCCGTGTTGCTTATATAGCCCCTGTCATGGGGCTTTTTTATGTGTGCGATAATAAAGCGAGTGCAATCGGTTGCCTTTA encodes the following:
- the mdtH gene encoding multidrug efflux MFS transporter MdtH — its product is MSRVARARSLGKYFLLFDNMLVVLGFFVVFPLISIRFVEQLGWAALMVGIALGLRQLVQQGLGIFGGAIADRFGAKPMIVTGMLLRAAGFFSMAVAHEPWVLWLSCILSGLGGTLFDPPRTAMVIKLVRPKDRGRFFSLLMMQDSAGAVIGALIGSWLLAYDFRLVCWVGALVFVLAALCNACLLPAWRISSIRTPMREGMLAVLKDKRFCTYVLTLTGYYALSVQVMLMLPIVVNQIAGAPGAVKWMYAIEATLSLTLLYPIARWSETRFRLEHRLMAGLLLMTLSLIPIGIASTLQQVFILICTFYIGSVIAEPARETLSASLASARARGSYMGFSRLGLALGGAVGYSGGGWMFDTGRTLAMPELPWLMLGCIGFITLFALWWQFNQRTVAPAILTPK
- a CDS encoding lipoprotein, yielding MKKFFLALSALLLAGLLAGCTPLTQYTISEQEVNQALQKHNNYEKQIGVAGLIDAHIVLSDLVSQIGREEPNKVTLTGNANVNITSLFGPQKADMHLTMKAQPVFDKEQGAIFLKDLEITETTVQPEKMQKIMKTLTPYLNESLKSYFNQKPAYILSTDRSKAESLAKKFAKGLEVKPGELVIPFTN